ATTGGACgctgatgcaggatttgatgtaTCCGGAACCAGTTCGACGTTGGTGCAGTAGTTGGTGATCCACAGGGTGTTTTAGACTGTTCAAACAGTAATTCAACCGACGGTCAAGATGATATTTAAGTTCTAGAAGTTCAACCACTTATTGATTCGGCGGATTTCATATGACAACAGAATCTTTAGGCCCCAAAATCACAAGCACCTAAACTGACTAGAAAATTTCACCAGGCGGGCCTACTCCAAATCTCCAGAAACTATACCAAAAGCAATCATGCCAATGTTCTAGCTATACACATATATGGAACAAAAATAATACCAGAAAACAGCAAAAATCAACGAAGATTGTTTTGCGCAAACCGCTTGGCACAGTTCATCCTCGTAGAATAGGGCTCTATTAGAAGCCAAGGATTTGCAGACAGGTTTCGGCAAAAAGGATGGCACCAAACATTTTGAAGAAAATGGGGATTCTTGGAAGAGAACAGCTGCAATTTGGCGCATCTCAGTGCATTTTAGACGAGAAGGGGGACGAGGGCCATGCTTAGGTGCCTTGGGTGAGTGAGGACTGCCAATCCACACTCCTTTTCCACCTCCCTTGCtgcaaatggttccaatatgttTCAACATTTTTTGTTTGTAGTAGACTTCTTAAGTACAAACaacatattggaaccatttggtTTTGAGTGGTTGTAGATTCAATTTCTTGATTTTGGTTTGATCGTACGCTTCTAATGCAGGTGGGTATCACGATTCAAGGGGTTTGGTGGTTCACCCACCCCATAATTATAATGTGTTTTTTCCTTAACATTGATTTGTTCTCCCGTGGTTTTTAttgttttagggtttaggttttTGCTATGTCCCGCAAATTGGGGGTTTTCAGCATATTGGGGATTTAGAAcatttaaagaaattataattttaggcTATGTTTGGACCTTGGGTGACAGAGAATGTGAAGAAAACCATCATTCATACTGAGAACCCCAAGGATGCagttttcattttctttgtGATTGTGTGGTGTAGGATTTTGGATGTGAATTTTGTGCTGTATAGGTTTTTGGAGTTGATTAAGGTGATTTTTCAATCaccttatgattatttttttcagaAACGTCTCACGCAGCGACTACCGAATTTTAGAGGGATGTTGATCTTTAGTAGTACTTTCTCTCGAATTATTCTTTATGCTAATGAAGGAGCTGTCCCTGCTATGCAGTTGGTACCATATTGGGAGCAATGACTGGAGCGCTTATTGGCCAAGAGACAGAAAGTGGATTTGTTAGAGGGGCTTCGGTTGGTGCCATATCCGGTGCTGTTTACTCCATCGAAGTCTTTGAATCATCACTTCTTTTGTGGCAGTCCGATGAATCTGGGATACAGTGTCTCCTGTATTTGGTAAGTCTTATCTATTGAATGGATTAATAATCTTGAGTCAATACTATTCAATTGCAGACGTGATAATTCTGGCATTCAATCTTCGAGATTTATAGCATGTTTAGTAATCTGATTGAGTTTGGAGCTGATAATCTGACTGTACAGATTGATGTGATAGTGAGCCTTCTAAGTGGCAGACTTGTCCGCGAGCTTATTGGTCCAGCTATGCTAAGTGCCGTGCAAAGTCAGGTATTATGCTGCTCGATTGCTTTTCTTTGAAATAGGGATGAcagtatttttacttttttgacTTACGAAATTTTCTTCGTTAATCAGATGGGAGCTGTAGGAACAACATTTGAAGACGTTCCCGACATTTTTGACACTGGCGGGGCAAATGGTTTGTTAGTAGACACAGTTGAAAAGTTCCCAAAGATAAGGGTTGCAAGAGACGACATTGTTGATACTTCCGGAGAGGGAGTCTCTTGTTCTGTTTGCCTTCAGGTACTGTTctaatttctttccctttttatCTGTCTCTTGTTAGATAAACTACATCAGTGCACCTTGACTTTTGGCCTATATAGTGACATTTATGAAATTTGCGTAATTTCTATGACAAAGCAATTACGCATACGACACATCCTACATCTACACTCGTTGTGGGTATTCATTTATATCCACCTAATTTCAGAAGAGGCCATTGTAATTATTCAAGTGTTGGCCAAAGTTTGAGCTCTTTGTATATAGACTTCTTTTATCGACAAGTTGAACTGATTTAGAAGAATCTGTCCCATGCTTTTAAATATACGCAGGACTTTCAGCTAGGGGAGACCGTGCGAAGTTTACCTCATTGTCACCACTTGTTTCATCTACCTTGCATCGACTCTTGGCTGGTGAGACACGGTTCTTGCCCGTTGTGTAGAAGAGTATTTTGATGCTCTTTTTGTACGGCAAGAAACACCAGCTTGATGATATCCTCTTACTCGTATACGGCCTCTCTATTTGTTCAATAAATCCGTAGTTTTAGATTGGCTAGGTGCAGCTCTATGTATGTAGTTTCTGAGCAACATCTTTCGTGTTCGGTCTCTGCGCTTGATCACgattttgtaaagaaaattttgaggtGTGGTTTGTATTCCCTCACAGATCCTACGTACACACAATGTTTGTTTGCTATTAGTATTTTCTTTATCATCACTAGTTGTGTTGTTACATGGCATTGTATCGTATCCATCTTGTATGACGTGGATAATTTGACTATTCCTATAAATCATCGTAAATTATGCAAATTAGTACAGGCgcataatatattttcattctTATTCATTTATAAATATTGTTCCATAGTTTATTTATCAATAAagttcaatttttcttgcttgatTTTCACTTCATTCACAACCATGCTTTGCACTTTCTAACCATTTTAATTTTAACGCTCATCTGGTGTACTCtttattcttgttttttttaaaaaaaaaaatctattaagtgtaagtattttaatttataacatCGGATTTCAGATTATCTTTTATGACAATCGAAATCACCTGTTTACCATGTAATGAAAAAAATCTCTCACAGTCCAATGGCTAACAAGAAAGTGAGCAATCAAACTACCATTTCAATTCAATCATAtgaaaaatttgagaattctAAAATTGGCTACAAGTCCGTGAGAAAGCTagtttttttaaagaactttCCTAAGCTAAAGAGATAAAATGAAAGTACTTTTTTATGATATATCAATGAGAATGGAGAGTCCTCCTCCCAATCCATACATACATGATCGATAGAATCACTGCGTAAGTAGGACAGTCAACTTTATACTGTTTACTTTTTGGATTTGAAAAAGAATGCATTATCATTCATTTTGcaataatttctttaaaaaagTATATTCATCTTATTAgcggttcttttcttttttttttttcaaggaatcgaaaataaaaattaggagAAAATTATCTCAACTACATTTTCTGAACCAAAACAAATTAAGGCTCGGCTGAGCAAATATTTTAGtattttacaaataaaaaataaaagcatgtgtttggataaattttttgtgaaatatttttaaaaaggtgTTCTACAAAGAACAAttgagagtttttttttttatatttcagaAATAAAGGTAACGATAAAAATCGAAACATACtactttttaattataaaacgATTTTAAATATATGTCCAAATGCATATTTGTTCTTAAAACAACTTCAAAATCTTTATGGTATCGAGacattgaaattatttttacttttcacaaaATATTGCATAGTTACGCAATTACTTCTGTATGAAGGTCCAAAATACATGTCATTGATAAGACCAAAACTAATTCaatcttttcaaaaaaaataataataataattcaatcTTTACAAAAAAATTTCGGTATTGTTAgcaatttatttgaagttatactaaagtaaaattttaaatatttagtcgATCAAAACTCAAAATGTAACAAGTTAATAGATCGAAAAGTTTATTTTTTCCCTACAAAAAAAAATGACCGATTTCAAACTTTAAAATCTTTCTTGATTCAAATTTCAGTTCCATACCTGAAATATGAACTAAGAACCACCGTGAAATCCAAACAAACGTGTTTAGCAAGGGCAATATAGGTATTTCGCGAGAGATACACGACAAAAGACCCAAACAATTCATCCATGCACGATGATAGAAGAACATGCTACCCACTCAACTCATTCCCCTCTCTACTCTTGAATAGTCCCAACATTTAACAATTCTTAAATCTCAAAGCCGACAGCCAAAATGGGTTTCATTACAGGAACGGAAAAAAAACCTCTATCTCGAATCGTCGTGAAAAAACTTTTCCAACGATCATCATCCGATCACGAAAGCGATTCTAGTATTGTGATTGTGCACAACAACAACAAAAGGAAGATTCAGCAATGAAATAAGCAACATCTTGTATGAAGAGACTATGGGTACAGATTTCTTGTCAAGAGAAGATATGGTTGTCTTACTTATTCACgcgcacacatatatatatagaaagaaTTTTGTTAGAAAAGACGAAAATGATCTTGTAAGTTGGCTTGAattgaaatttgattattttatgaGTCAAAATTTGTTCTTAATGTAATAACTTGTCTTCCTTTGTATCTCATAACATAGTATTGAATATTATCCATATGTTTGAAAAGATGGCAGCACTCAGGCGAAAAATTGATTCCAAATACGGACAATGACAAATTATTTTAGTAATTCCTACTTTTAATAAACAGATAatcaaaatctattttggtcAGACTTATTGGACAAACATGCCCTAAACCATATATTACTTATGATAACATAATGCATGTTTGCATATATTTATACAGGCTAGAAAGGCATTCAGAAAAGTCTGGTGAAGTTGCAAGCCCTCGTTCGAGGGGTTATCGTCCGAAGACAAGCACGCTTAGCCTTGCAATGCACGCACGCACGCACGCACTTGCCCAGTGCACCTCACTGTTCACGCTCGAAAGCTTCTGTTAAACGACTAGTCGAATATAGCCTAAATGGGAGCAATTCATGGTATTTTTCGATTTCTAGAAAATTCAATGTTAAGTGTTGTACAATTATTCCAAGGAAATGGGAATCATGTTGGCTGCGGATCAACTTTTGAAAACTAGATAGATATCGAGCACGTAATTaaacaagaataaatgttataaaatattttgaaatatatttgtaCAGatgaatttatttatatatttcgagcatgttttagtttgatattGAGCTTGAATAATGTTGGAGCTtgttttagtttgatatttcGGAGTATATATCACCAAATAAATCATTTACTCTTGCTAATATACTATCctccaaaaattagatttacTAGTGTTGatccattatatatataatttcaaaaatatcatactcggCTCAAAACCAAAACGTACGTAGTAAACTAATTTTGAGTATGATTCAAACTATTTTCACCGTAACAATTTAtattataacaaaaaatatattatttaatgctCGTGGCCACACATTAATTGCTATGTGGGTtagatgaaatattttctttagtcTTACTTTatagattttcaaatatattttattgaaaatatctATAATTTTTGCAGTGATAAAGATGCATTTAGTaaaaataaatcacataaaAACCAAACAGAAAATATTCATATCCAATATTTCAatataatataagatgtttctggggaaaaaaaataaaaaaaaagagaggcaATAGACTCTGGACAATCACGAATCCAACTAATTACCAACGACTATAAGAAATAAGTGGAAGTAAACCAATATCTTCCGACGGTGGCTAAAATATAGCTAGAAATTGTGTTAGTCtttttatcatgtatatgcaGATTAGAAATATTGAGAGATTGAGGACTTGATCCTGTAGAATACAGGATAGTTGGCATTATCCATTTTCTCCAGTAACCCTTCCTACTCACCTATTCTACctgcaagagtaagaaaaaaaatcgcCTAGATGAGTTAGAGACCACCACAAACTCTGAAAAGCAGCCTAAAATATAGAGTTGTTGTGTGTTCAAAGTCCCCACTTATGATAATAGTATCGCTAGAAACTACGTGTTTTTCTTTTCATCATTTATATGCAGACTAGAAATATTGAGAGAATGAGGACTTGATTCTGTAGGAAACATGATGGTTGGAATTATCCATTTTCTCCAGTTACCCTTCCTCCTCACCTTTCCTCCctgcaagagtaagaaaaaaatCGCCTAGATAAGTTAGAAAGCACCGATGCTCTATCTAAAGTGCATGTTGTGGGATGAAATGTCTACAAAATACCCGAaggatatatagatatatagaacAAGTCGGATGAGAAAGCTGAAAAGGGGATATTAACAGATTTTGCTCTTAAGTTAATCTAATTTTTGGAGGATAGTATATAATGGATAAATACTAgtaaatctaatttttggagGATAGTATATTAGCAAGAGTATATGATTTATTTGGGTGATATATTCTCCgaaatatcaaactaaaacatGCTCCCACATTATTCTTATACTCaaaaatatcaaactaaaacatgctcgaaatatataaataatccatctgtataaatatatttcaaaatattttataacattGTATTCTTGTTTAATTATGTGCTCGATATCTATCTAGTTTTTCAAAAGTTGATCCGCAGCCAGCATGATTCCCATTTCCTTGGAATAATTGTACAACACTTAACATTGAATTATCTAGAAATCGAAAAATA
This genomic stretch from Primulina tabacum isolate GXHZ01 unplaced genomic scaffold, ASM2559414v2 Contig777, whole genome shotgun sequence harbors:
- the LOC142534995 gene encoding NEP1-interacting protein 1-like, which produces MTGALIGQETESGFVRGASVGAISGAVYSIEVFESSLLLWQSDESGIQCLLYLIDVIVSLLSGRLVRELIGPAMLSAVQSQMGAVGTTFEDVPDIFDTGGANGLLVDTVEKFPKIRVARDDIVDTSGEGVSCSVCLQDFQLGETVRSLPHCHHLFHLPCIDSWLVRHGSCPLCRRVF